In Halobaculum magnesiiphilum, the following proteins share a genomic window:
- the hjc gene encoding Holliday junction resolvase Hjc yields the protein MPGNPKGDRRERELVNRLHDAGFAVMRAPASGSSTDRELPDVLAGDGRVFYAVEAKSSSGDPIYLRGEEVEALIYFARNFGASPKIGVRFDREDWYFFHPGDLHVTDGGNYRVKKEAALDEGETIDDLLAASDDTESDTSVAEVLNAVEQGVLTAEEAEEML from the coding sequence ATGCCGGGCAACCCGAAGGGCGATCGCCGGGAGCGCGAACTCGTCAACAGGCTCCACGACGCCGGCTTCGCGGTGATGCGCGCGCCCGCCAGCGGCTCCTCCACCGACCGCGAGCTGCCGGACGTGCTCGCGGGCGACGGCCGCGTCTTCTACGCCGTCGAGGCGAAGTCCTCCTCGGGCGACCCCATCTACCTCCGCGGCGAGGAGGTGGAGGCGCTCATCTACTTCGCGCGCAACTTCGGCGCCTCCCCGAAGATCGGCGTGCGATTCGACCGCGAGGACTGGTACTTCTTCCACCCGGGCGACCTCCACGTCACCGACGGCGGGAACTACCGCGTGAAGAAGGAGGCGGCCCTGGACGAGGGCGAGACCATCGACGATCTGTTGGCCGCCAGCGACGACACGGAGTCGGACACCAGCGTCGCGGAGGTGCTCAACGCCGTCGAGCAGGGCGTCCTCACCGCCGAGGAAGCAGAGGAGATGCTCTGA
- a CDS encoding protein sorting system archaetidylserine decarboxylase has translation MIRVPVPDLAPGSERRVLVPFVLAVPFLLLVPPIGILLLAVGGFSVYFYRDPDREPSGEGVLSPADGHVSVVREDGDNVRVGVFMSPFDVHVCRAPADGTVTRLDHRGAAHKPAFAKDSERNERFEYTLDAGENATDRAGVEAGVVDADGDADRVDGALIAGWFARRITPYVSHGDPVTRGERIGYIAFGSRADVVLPSAYSLEDVRVSRGEAVRAGESVIARRE, from the coding sequence ATGATCCGGGTTCCGGTTCCGGACCTGGCTCCCGGGAGCGAACGTCGCGTCCTCGTCCCGTTCGTGCTCGCCGTGCCGTTCCTGTTGCTCGTGCCGCCGATCGGGATCCTGTTGCTCGCGGTCGGCGGCTTCTCCGTGTACTTCTATCGGGACCCCGACCGCGAGCCGTCGGGCGAGGGCGTGCTCTCGCCGGCGGACGGCCACGTCTCGGTGGTCCGCGAGGACGGCGACAACGTCCGCGTCGGGGTGTTCATGAGCCCGTTCGACGTGCACGTCTGCCGCGCGCCCGCCGACGGGACGGTGACGCGTCTCGACCACCGCGGGGCCGCCCACAAGCCGGCGTTCGCGAAGGACTCCGAGCGCAACGAGCGGTTCGAGTACACGCTCGACGCGGGCGAGAACGCGACCGACCGCGCCGGAGTCGAAGCCGGCGTCGTGGACGCCGACGGCGACGCCGATCGCGTCGACGGCGCGCTCATCGCGGGCTGGTTCGCCCGTCGGATCACCCCCTACGTTTCGCATGGAGATCCGGTCACGCGGGGCGAGCGGATCGGCTACATCGCGTTCGGCTCGCGCGCCGACGTGGTGCTCCCGAGCGCGTATTCCCTCGAGGACGTCCGCGTGAGCCGCGGAGAGGCGGTCCGCGCGGGCGAGTCGGTGATCGCGCGGCGGGAGTGA
- a CDS encoding AAA family ATPase, translating to MDGPLWTDTHAPALADLPQEDVRERLARAVDEPMNLVVQGPPGSGKTAAVRALAEAAHDDPDNDLIEINVADFFGRTKKEIRQDPRFESFLTGRSRMAKRDMINRVLKESAANAPMSGSYKTVLLDNAEAIREDFQQALRRVMEQYHRTTQFVIATRQPAKLIPPIRSRCFPVPVRAPTTDEIIGVLSDVCEAEGIDHDDDGLEFVASAAGGDLRRAILSAQTTAVEHEEVTMSAAYETLGEVGTDEAVLSALEAAQAGELKEARSALDDLLHDEGYEGGDLLREILRVARSKSDASPESVARLHALAGEVDLDLVEGSDDRIHLTHLLAAWGAGRTTTETAVRDPVDA from the coding sequence ATGGACGGCCCGCTGTGGACGGACACGCACGCCCCCGCGCTCGCGGACCTCCCGCAGGAGGACGTTCGCGAGCGGCTCGCTCGGGCGGTGGACGAGCCGATGAACCTCGTGGTGCAGGGTCCGCCGGGGTCGGGCAAGACCGCCGCCGTGCGCGCGCTCGCCGAGGCCGCACACGACGACCCCGACAACGACCTCATCGAGATCAACGTCGCGGACTTCTTCGGCCGCACCAAAAAGGAGATCCGGCAGGACCCCCGCTTCGAGTCGTTCCTCACGGGGCGCTCGCGCATGGCGAAACGCGACATGATCAACCGCGTGCTGAAGGAGTCGGCCGCGAACGCGCCGATGTCGGGGTCGTACAAGACGGTCCTGCTCGACAACGCCGAGGCGATCCGCGAGGACTTCCAGCAGGCGCTCCGGCGCGTGATGGAGCAGTACCACCGCACGACGCAGTTCGTCATCGCGACGCGCCAGCCCGCCAAACTCATCCCGCCGATCCGCTCGCGCTGCTTCCCGGTGCCCGTGCGCGCGCCGACGACCGACGAGATCATCGGAGTGCTTTCGGACGTTTGCGAGGCCGAGGGGATCGACCACGACGACGACGGGCTGGAGTTCGTCGCCAGCGCGGCCGGCGGCGACCTCCGGAGGGCGATCCTCTCGGCGCAGACCACCGCCGTCGAGCACGAGGAGGTGACGATGTCGGCGGCCTACGAGACGCTCGGCGAGGTCGGCACCGACGAGGCGGTCCTCTCGGCGCTGGAGGCGGCGCAGGCCGGGGAGCTGAAGGAGGCCCGTTCGGCCCTCGACGACCTGCTCCACGACGAGGGGTACGAGGGCGGCGACCTCCTGCGGGAGATCCTCCGCGTCGCGCGCTCGAAGTCCGACGCCTCCCCCGAATCGGTCGCCCGACTGCACGCCCTCGCGGGCGAGGTCGACCTCGATCTCGTCGAGGGGAGCGACGACCGAATCCACCTCACGCACCTGCTCGCGGCGTGGGGCGCCGGCCGGACGACGACCGAGACGGCCGTCCGCGACCCCGTCGACGCATGA
- a CDS encoding DoxX family protein: MAYSETNPLAEDFGFEVGGPLAAYWIALLRVITGWWFFHAGVTKLIENGLNFTYGTAYMQGMTGTALGPIPVWMGNNLAWLIEPGVPLFETLIGLALMAGAFVRLAAFGGVVFMTLFWVGNAGFGNGLVNGDLMGLLLFATMMVFAAGRYYGLDALIERLDVVNRYPKLRYLLG; encoded by the coding sequence ATGGCATACTCGGAAACGAACCCGTTGGCCGAAGACTTCGGCTTCGAGGTCGGCGGGCCGCTCGCGGCGTACTGGATCGCCCTACTTCGGGTCATTACCGGCTGGTGGTTCTTCCACGCCGGCGTGACGAAGCTCATCGAGAACGGGCTGAACTTCACGTACGGCACGGCGTACATGCAGGGGATGACCGGCACCGCGCTGGGCCCCATCCCGGTGTGGATGGGGAACAACCTCGCGTGGCTCATCGAGCCGGGCGTGCCCCTGTTCGAGACGCTCATCGGGCTGGCGCTGATGGCGGGGGCGTTCGTCCGCCTGGCGGCCTTCGGCGGGGTCGTCTTCATGACCCTGTTCTGGGTCGGCAACGCCGGCTTCGGGAACGGCCTCGTCAACGGCGACCTGATGGGGCTGCTCCTGTTCGCCACGATGATGGTGTTCGCGGCCGGCCGCTACTACGGCCTGGACGCGCTCATCGAGCGCCTCGACGTGGTGAACCGCTACCCCAAGCTCCGCTACCTCCTCGGGTAA
- a CDS encoding DUF4382 domain-containing protein has product MSRHTTGWAAVAAALMLVLAGCAGGVPSGGDAGTADGGGDGGTVNFYISDQQNAIDQFEHLNVTITEVTLVRADADDADSDDDGADDEDGTETTEPTETAESTETPESDDGDDADDGGQVTYEVDDVTVDLTELQGANASRLGSVPVPNGTYTKVFVEVESVNGTLTDGSSADVKLPSNKLQLNKEFTVGTGEEVDFVFDVTVFERGPNGYILKPVAGESGTGDEVEIRDVGERGEGDDEREESEGDDAAGDDADDGGDTDDADDADDADDADDADDADDADRGESGSSNSGQSSMDFYLSDEQNAMGDFAHLNVTVTNVGLQRGGESGGWVEKDVDDRTVDLTTLPGANATKLGTFGVENGTYTKVFVYVDGIDATLENGDSANVKLPSNKLQLNKEFTVGNGEEVDFVYDMSVFKAGNSGKYILKPVVGESGTGDEVPIEDVDEREDESDDGAAENDSDDEEAEIAALNASFVGNVAAGENATVEVTRNGSAVENATVEVTQELDDDEMTETFSTGADGTVTFSVDANVTELSVEVEAGDGEAELEREFERTDGDDGEGTADDGDDGSDGAADGSDSAALRAAAV; this is encoded by the coding sequence ATGTCACGACACACGACCGGGTGGGCCGCCGTCGCGGCGGCCCTGATGTTGGTTCTCGCCGGCTGTGCGGGCGGCGTTCCCTCCGGGGGCGACGCCGGGACCGCCGACGGCGGGGGCGACGGGGGAACCGTCAACTTCTACATCAGCGACCAGCAGAACGCGATCGACCAGTTCGAACACCTGAACGTCACGATCACCGAGGTCACGCTCGTTCGGGCGGACGCCGACGACGCGGATTCGGATGACGACGGCGCTGACGACGAGGACGGAACGGAGACGACCGAACCGACCGAAACAGCCGAATCGACCGAGACGCCCGAGTCCGACGACGGCGACGACGCGGACGACGGCGGGCAGGTGACCTACGAGGTCGACGACGTCACCGTCGACCTGACCGAGCTGCAGGGCGCGAACGCCTCCAGACTCGGGTCGGTCCCGGTCCCGAACGGCACGTACACGAAGGTCTTCGTCGAGGTCGAGTCGGTGAACGGCACCCTCACCGACGGCTCCTCGGCGGACGTGAAGCTGCCGTCGAACAAGCTCCAGCTGAACAAGGAGTTCACCGTCGGCACCGGCGAGGAAGTGGACTTCGTCTTCGACGTGACCGTGTTCGAGCGCGGTCCCAACGGCTACATCCTCAAGCCGGTCGCCGGCGAGTCCGGTACGGGCGACGAGGTGGAGATCCGCGACGTCGGCGAGCGCGGCGAGGGGGACGACGAACGCGAGGAGTCCGAGGGCGATGACGCCGCCGGCGACGACGCCGATGACGGCGGCGACACCGACGACGCCGATGACGCCGACGACGCCGATGACGCCGACGACGCCGATGACGCCGACGACGCCGACCGCGGCGAGTCCGGTTCCTCGAACTCCGGCCAGTCCTCGATGGACTTCTACCTCAGCGACGAGCAGAACGCCATGGGCGACTTCGCCCACCTCAACGTCACGGTGACGAACGTCGGACTCCAGCGCGGCGGCGAGTCCGGCGGCTGGGTCGAGAAGGACGTCGACGACCGGACGGTCGACCTGACGACGCTGCCGGGCGCGAACGCGACGAAGCTCGGCACCTTCGGGGTCGAGAACGGCACCTACACCAAGGTGTTCGTCTACGTCGACGGCATCGACGCGACGCTGGAGAACGGCGACTCCGCGAACGTGAAGCTGCCGTCGAACAAGCTCCAGTTGAACAAGGAGTTCACGGTCGGTAACGGCGAGGAAGTGGACTTCGTCTACGACATGTCGGTGTTCAAGGCCGGCAACTCGGGCAAGTACATCCTCAAACCCGTCGTGGGCGAGTCCGGCACGGGCGACGAGGTGCCCATCGAGGACGTCGACGAGCGCGAGGACGAGTCCGACGACGGGGCGGCCGAGAACGACTCGGACGACGAAGAGGCGGAGATCGCTGCCCTGAACGCCTCATTCGTCGGGAACGTCGCCGCGGGCGAGAACGCGACCGTCGAGGTGACGCGCAACGGCTCGGCCGTCGAGAACGCCACGGTCGAGGTCACACAGGAACTCGACGACGACGAGATGACCGAGACGTTCAGTACCGGCGCGGACGGGACGGTCACGTTCTCGGTCGACGCGAACGTGACCGAGCTGAGCGTCGAGGTCGAGGCCGGCGACGGCGAGGCCGAGTTGGAGCGGGAGTTCGAGAGAACCGACGGCGATGACGGCGAGGGGACCGCTGACGACGGCGACGACGGGTCCGACGGGGCCGCCGACGGCTCCGACTCCGCGGCGCTGCGCGCCGCCGCAGTCTGA
- the rnz gene encoding ribonuclease Z, producing MIRVTFLGTSGAVPTVERAPSALYLNREGDEFLLDCGEGTQRQMMRFGTGFGFSHLFVTHLHGDHVLGIPGLIQSLDFNDREAPLAIHGPPGSKRHLKGLVHAAGHDPSFPVTVHEERPGSVALDRAEYEIRTFETDHRTSSVGYALVEDDRKGRFDREKAEEELDVPPGPAYGKLHEGESVELDDGRVIEPEQVVGPSRPGRRVVYTGDTRPADATVEAAEGADLLVHDATFLDEDADRARETAHSTAVEAARIAGRAGAKRLALTHLSSRYAGRAGKLEREAADAFDGEVWFPDDGDRVEVPYPDADGE from the coding sequence ATGATCCGGGTCACCTTCCTCGGGACGAGCGGCGCGGTGCCGACGGTAGAGCGCGCGCCGAGCGCGCTGTACCTGAACCGCGAGGGCGACGAGTTCCTCCTCGACTGCGGGGAGGGGACCCAGCGCCAGATGATGCGCTTCGGCACCGGCTTCGGCTTCTCGCACCTGTTCGTGACCCACCTCCACGGCGACCACGTGCTCGGGATCCCGGGGCTGATCCAGAGCCTCGACTTCAACGACCGCGAGGCGCCGCTGGCGATCCACGGGCCGCCCGGGTCGAAACGCCACCTCAAGGGGCTGGTCCACGCCGCCGGCCACGACCCGAGCTTCCCGGTGACCGTCCACGAGGAGCGTCCCGGGTCGGTCGCGCTCGACCGCGCGGAGTACGAGATCCGGACGTTCGAGACGGATCACCGGACCTCCTCGGTGGGCTACGCGCTCGTCGAGGACGACCGGAAGGGTCGCTTCGACCGCGAGAAGGCCGAGGAGGAGCTCGACGTTCCGCCTGGGCCGGCGTACGGGAAGCTCCACGAGGGCGAGTCCGTCGAGTTGGACGACGGCCGCGTCATCGAGCCCGAGCAGGTCGTCGGGCCGTCCCGACCGGGACGGCGGGTCGTCTACACCGGCGACACCCGGCCCGCCGACGCGACCGTCGAGGCCGCCGAGGGGGCTGACCTGCTCGTCCACGACGCCACGTTCCTCGACGAGGACGCCGACCGCGCCCGCGAGACCGCCCACTCGACGGCCGTCGAGGCCGCCCGGATCGCCGGACGCGCCGGCGCCAAGCGGCTCGCGCTCACGCACCTCTCCTCGCGGTACGCTGGACGGGCGGGGAAGTTGGAACGGGAGGCCGCCGACGCGTTCGACGGCGAGGTGTGGTTCCCCGACGACGGCGACCGGGTCGAGGTGCCGTACCCCGACGCGGACGGGGAGTGA
- a CDS encoding DUF460 domain-containing protein, with the protein MNARTSALDSLVFGVDIQSGDIRGDAPSYALVVFDGESIERDVVSHRKLRRRIEADEPAVVATDNAYELAADKDDLVRFLRALPHETSLVQVTGAERPEPLSRVASRHGVPYGKKPMKEAEASARLAAANVGYEVTAFTDTTTVKVSRGRSTGKGGWSQDRYTRRIHGNVKRRAREVESALDDAGLDYEVDITEKYGGYQNAVFSVSARPQDIPVSAHRSGDTRVEIERERRDGIEFEPLVKRRDRVIVGIDPGTTTAAAVVGLDGTVFDVHSTRTADTADVIEWLIERGRPVIVAADVTPMPETVERFRRSFDAAGWTPQSDLPVDEKLHRTREEAYDNDHERDALAAALFAFDDHEDQFERVGRQTPAGIDRAEVIARVVADEQSVEGALSDLRDDDGEEAEESGPEPRELTDEEKRIRDLESQVDRLQSHVEDLKDELEEKDDEIEDLEEELSDARHEERLEARRDREVTRIRRENSRLERERDEAEETVEELEEKLARMKTLWKLDHDNFADVSEGRDLVAVKAVEQFTKRAIEHADEQYGLAAGDVIYLRDASGAGRATAERLAETEPRVILRNGGLSDIAEEVLFEHEIPVGPADDVTLQEVDELAVARESDVEAVIDDWEDRAAAREREQTEEMVDEIISEHRAGEAERT; encoded by the coding sequence GTGAACGCCCGGACGAGCGCGCTCGACTCCCTCGTGTTCGGGGTCGACATCCAGAGCGGCGACATCCGGGGCGACGCCCCCTCCTACGCGCTCGTCGTCTTCGACGGCGAGTCGATCGAGCGGGACGTCGTCTCCCACCGCAAGCTCCGCCGGCGGATCGAGGCCGACGAGCCCGCCGTCGTCGCCACCGACAACGCCTACGAACTCGCCGCGGACAAGGACGACCTCGTCCGGTTCCTGCGGGCGCTCCCCCACGAAACGTCGCTCGTGCAGGTGACCGGCGCCGAACGGCCCGAGCCGCTCTCGCGGGTCGCCTCCCGTCACGGCGTCCCGTACGGGAAGAAGCCGATGAAGGAGGCGGAGGCGAGCGCCCGCCTCGCGGCCGCGAACGTCGGCTACGAGGTGACCGCATTCACCGACACGACGACGGTGAAGGTGTCCCGCGGGCGCTCGACGGGTAAGGGTGGCTGGAGCCAGGACCGCTACACCCGTCGGATCCACGGCAACGTGAAGCGGCGCGCCCGGGAGGTCGAGTCGGCGTTGGACGACGCGGGGCTCGACTACGAGGTCGACATCACGGAGAAGTACGGCGGCTACCAGAACGCCGTCTTCTCGGTGTCGGCGCGGCCGCAGGACATCCCGGTGAGCGCCCATCGCTCCGGCGACACCCGCGTCGAGATCGAGCGCGAGCGCCGCGACGGCATCGAGTTCGAGCCGCTCGTCAAGCGCCGGGACCGCGTGATCGTCGGTATCGACCCCGGCACCACCACCGCGGCGGCCGTCGTCGGCCTCGACGGCACGGTCTTCGACGTGCACTCGACGCGGACGGCCGACACTGCCGACGTGATCGAGTGGCTGATCGAGCGCGGCCGGCCCGTGATCGTTGCCGCCGACGTGACGCCGATGCCCGAGACCGTCGAGCGGTTCCGGCGGAGCTTCGACGCCGCCGGCTGGACGCCCCAGTCGGACCTCCCGGTCGACGAGAAGCTCCATCGCACGCGCGAGGAGGCGTACGACAACGACCACGAGCGCGACGCGCTCGCGGCCGCCCTCTTCGCCTTCGACGACCACGAGGACCAGTTCGAGCGCGTCGGCCGGCAGACCCCCGCGGGGATCGACCGCGCGGAGGTGATCGCCCGCGTCGTCGCCGACGAGCAGTCCGTCGAGGGGGCGCTGTCGGACCTCCGGGACGACGACGGCGAGGAGGCCGAGGAGTCCGGGCCCGAACCGCGCGAACTCACCGACGAGGAGAAGCGCATCCGGGACCTCGAATCCCAGGTCGACCGCCTCCAGTCGCACGTCGAGGACCTCAAGGACGAACTCGAGGAGAAGGACGACGAGATCGAGGACCTGGAGGAGGAGCTGTCGGACGCCCGGCACGAGGAGCGACTGGAGGCCCGGCGCGACCGCGAGGTCACGCGGATCCGGCGCGAGAACAGTCGCCTGGAGCGCGAACGCGACGAGGCCGAGGAGACGGTCGAGGAGCTCGAGGAGAAACTCGCGCGCATGAAGACGCTGTGGAAGCTGGACCACGACAACTTCGCGGACGTTTCGGAGGGACGCGATCTGGTAGCCGTGAAGGCGGTCGAGCAGTTCACGAAGCGCGCGATCGAGCACGCCGACGAGCAGTACGGACTGGCCGCCGGCGACGTGATCTACCTCCGGGACGCCTCCGGCGCCGGCCGGGCCACGGCCGAGCGGCTCGCGGAGACGGAGCCGCGGGTGATCCTCCGGAACGGGGGACTCTCGGACATCGCCGAGGAGGTGCTGTTCGAACACGAGATCCCCGTCGGTCCGGCGGACGACGTGACGCTGCAGGAGGTCGACGAGTTGGCGGTCGCCCGCGAGAGCGACGTGGAGGCGGTGATCGACGACTGGGAGGACCGGGCCGCGGCGCGCGAGCGCGAGCAGACCGAGGAGATGGTGGACGAGATCATCTCCGAGCATCGGGCGGGCGAGGCCGAACGGACGTGA
- the ilvA gene encoding threonine ammonia-lyase, which produces MSDPVTVTDIRRARERFDPDIVRETPVERSRSLSEMSGADVRLKMEHLQRTGSFKTRGASTKIAEIADAGEGERSEPSKRTASDVSREHGDAERVVAASAGNHAQGVALAATNAGIPATVVMPEDAPQAKVDATRGYGAEVVLRGREFQEAVAHARDLASEPGSVFVHAYDDPAIVAGQGTLGLELAEQVPDLDTVIVPIGGGGLIAGVATALAAVAPEVRVVGVQAEEAATVPESLDKGEPVDREHTRTIADGIATGGVADLTYELIERHVDEVVTVSDDEIAHAVLTLLQRAKQLVEGAGAASVAGLLSGRIDVTDETVVPLLCGGNIDMSLLDTVLEHAMTDRDQLLRLRVRIEDEPGELSTLSTVLADRGANVCHVRHDRAVEDLRVGEAYLVFEVATAGREHAGQLLDAIRDRGYEVTRVN; this is translated from the coding sequence ATGTCCGATCCCGTCACCGTCACCGACATCCGGCGGGCGCGCGAGCGGTTCGACCCCGACATCGTCCGCGAGACGCCCGTCGAGCGCTCCCGGTCGCTCTCGGAGATGAGCGGCGCGGACGTGCGCCTCAAGATGGAGCACCTCCAGCGCACGGGCTCGTTCAAGACCCGCGGCGCCTCGACGAAGATCGCCGAGATCGCGGACGCGGGCGAGGGTGAACGGAGTGAGCCCTCGAAGCGAACGGCGAGCGACGTGAGCCGTGAGCACGGCGACGCCGAGCGCGTCGTCGCCGCCAGCGCCGGCAACCACGCCCAGGGCGTCGCGCTCGCGGCGACGAACGCCGGGATCCCGGCGACGGTCGTGATGCCCGAGGACGCCCCGCAGGCGAAGGTCGACGCCACCCGCGGCTACGGCGCGGAGGTCGTCCTCCGCGGCCGGGAGTTCCAGGAGGCGGTCGCGCACGCCCGCGACCTCGCGTCGGAGCCCGGGTCCGTCTTCGTCCACGCGTACGACGACCCCGCCATCGTCGCCGGGCAGGGCACGCTCGGCCTCGAACTCGCCGAACAGGTCCCCGACCTCGACACCGTGATCGTCCCCATCGGCGGCGGCGGCCTCATCGCGGGGGTCGCCACCGCGCTCGCGGCCGTCGCCCCCGAGGTCCGCGTCGTCGGGGTGCAGGCCGAGGAGGCCGCGACGGTGCCCGAGAGCCTCGACAAGGGCGAGCCGGTCGACCGCGAGCACACCCGGACCATCGCCGACGGCATCGCCACCGGCGGCGTCGCCGACCTCACCTACGAGCTCATCGAGCGCCACGTCGACGAGGTCGTCACCGTCAGCGACGACGAGATCGCCCACGCCGTCCTCACGCTGCTTCAGCGCGCCAAACAGCTCGTCGAGGGCGCCGGCGCCGCCAGCGTCGCCGGCCTCCTCTCGGGTCGCATCGACGTAACCGACGAGACGGTCGTGCCGCTGCTGTGCGGCGGCAACATCGACATGTCGCTGCTCGACACCGTGCTCGAACACGCGATGACCGACCGCGACCAGCTCCTCCGGCTGCGCGTCCGCATCGAGGACGAACCCGGCGAGCTGTCGACGCTGTCGACGGTCCTCGCGGACCGCGGCGCCAACGTCTGCCACGTCCGCCACGACCGTGCCGTCGAGGACCTTCGCGTCGGCGAGGCGTACCTCGTGTTCGAGGTCGCGACGGCGGGCCGCGAGCACGCCGGCCAACTCCTCGATGCGATCCGCGACCGCGGCTACGAAGTCACTCGCGTCAACTGA
- a CDS encoding NAD(P)/FAD-dependent oxidoreductase produces the protein MNAVVVGGGIVGVASAYELAARGADVTLLERGSLGAGSTDRALGGIRAQFSTRVNVELSVASIEVWDAFEERFGVDIDRRRTGYLFCTRDGDTADAFAEQVAMQREYGVESRLVDPDEAAELCPGLRPEEFVDGTYCPTDSFADPHLALQGYAGAAREVGVEIRTNTPVAGLNPRESGVRVELADDDADPLIADSVVNAAGAWAPRLAETAGYDLPIVPHRRQTAVVEPERPVPESDPLVIDADTTAHFRPERDGRALVGGHFAEADPVVTDPDRFSETPDTDWAVEAIERVGAFADYFGPESRLAGGWAGLYAVTPDHHAIVEESVPGVVTAAGFSGHGFQHAPATARVVAELVLDGEASTVDVSGLGRDRFEDGDLLVEQNVA, from the coding sequence ATGAACGCCGTCGTGGTGGGCGGGGGAATCGTCGGCGTCGCCAGCGCGTACGAGCTCGCCGCCCGCGGCGCCGACGTGACGCTCCTCGAACGGGGGAGCCTCGGCGCCGGCAGCACCGACCGCGCGCTCGGCGGCATCCGTGCGCAGTTCTCCACCCGGGTCAACGTCGAGCTCTCCGTCGCCTCGATCGAGGTGTGGGACGCCTTCGAGGAGCGCTTCGGCGTCGACATCGACCGCCGGCGGACGGGCTACCTCTTTTGCACCCGCGACGGCGACACCGCCGACGCCTTCGCCGAGCAGGTCGCCATGCAACGCGAGTATGGCGTCGAGAGCCGCCTCGTCGATCCCGACGAGGCCGCCGAGTTGTGCCCCGGCCTCCGCCCCGAGGAGTTCGTCGACGGCACCTACTGTCCGACCGACAGCTTCGCCGACCCGCACCTCGCGCTCCAGGGGTACGCCGGCGCCGCCCGCGAGGTGGGCGTCGAGATCCGGACGAACACGCCCGTCGCGGGACTGAATCCCCGGGAGTCGGGCGTCCGAGTCGAACTCGCGGACGACGACGCCGACCCCCTCATTGCAGACTCCGTCGTCAACGCCGCCGGCGCGTGGGCGCCGCGGCTGGCCGAGACCGCCGGCTACGACCTCCCCATCGTCCCGCACCGCCGCCAGACGGCCGTCGTCGAGCCCGAGCGGCCGGTTCCGGAGTCGGATCCGCTGGTCATCGACGCCGACACGACCGCGCACTTCCGCCCCGAACGTGACGGCCGCGCGCTCGTCGGCGGCCACTTCGCGGAGGCCGACCCGGTCGTGACGGACCCAGACCGCTTCTCGGAGACGCCCGACACCGACTGGGCCGTCGAGGCGATCGAGCGCGTCGGCGCGTTCGCGGACTACTTCGGCCCCGAGAGCCGCCTCGCTGGCGGCTGGGCCGGCCTGTACGCGGTGACGCCCGACCATCACGCGATCGTCGAGGAGTCCGTGCCGGGCGTCGTCACCGCCGCGGGGTTCTCGGGTCACGGCTTCCAGCACGCGCCGGCGACGGCGCGGGTCGTCGCGGAGCTGGTGCTGGACGGCGAGGCGTCCACGGTCGACGTGTCCGGGCTCGGACGCGACCGGTTCGAGGACGGGGACCTGCTCGTCGAGCAGAACGTGGCGTAA